A region of Plantactinospora sp. BC1 DNA encodes the following proteins:
- a CDS encoding GNAT family N-acetyltransferase, whose translation MPLLVPPALPADSLRAMRQPRLTADGGLTLRPWRADDAATVRAAFDCPEIQRWHLRRMDSDAEARDWTAQWPARWAAESDASWAVVEGSADRPVGQVGLRNVSLVEATAELSYWVLPGARGGGVAGRAVSALTRWSFDVLGLNRLVLLHSMANLASCRVAGKAGYRTEGTLRRAMLHLDGWHDVHLHARLRDEGDGAAARTR comes from the coding sequence ATGCCACTGCTGGTCCCACCGGCCCTGCCCGCCGACTCGCTGCGGGCGATGCGTCAGCCCCGGCTCACCGCCGACGGCGGGCTGACCCTGCGGCCCTGGCGCGCGGACGACGCCGCCACCGTGCGGGCCGCCTTCGACTGTCCGGAGATCCAGCGGTGGCACCTGCGCCGGATGGACAGCGACGCCGAGGCGCGGGACTGGACGGCGCAGTGGCCGGCCCGCTGGGCGGCGGAGTCGGACGCGAGCTGGGCGGTCGTCGAGGGGTCGGCCGACCGGCCGGTCGGTCAGGTCGGGCTCCGCAACGTCTCGCTGGTCGAGGCGACCGCCGAACTGTCGTACTGGGTGCTGCCCGGCGCGCGGGGCGGTGGCGTCGCCGGGCGGGCGGTCTCGGCGCTGACCCGGTGGAGCTTCGACGTGCTGGGCCTGAACCGGCTGGTGCTGCTGCACTCGATGGCGAACCTGGCCTCCTGCCGGGTGGCCGGCAAGGCGGGCTACCGCACCGAGGGGACGCTGCGGCGGGCCATGCTGCACCTGGACGGCTGGCACGACGTACACCTGCACGCCCGGCTGCGCGACGAGGGCGACGGCGCGGCGGCCCGCACCCGGTGA
- a CDS encoding MurR/RpiR family transcriptional regulator, whose translation MVEQEADTIAGTAVVDAERDRRAAAGLSSADSVLLRVRSRLTEFTGALQRVAEQVLSDPSAAARATIVELAERSGTSPATVTRFCRALGFEGYADLRLGIAAETGRAHTAGWTVDIGREIQPTDPLERVLGQIIAADTQAMHDTAALLDLTEVERAAEAIAGAARVNIFGASGSGLVGTEMQFSLHRIGVAAWAWNDVHEGLAGAALLRTGDVALGISHTGQTRETIETLAEAGSHGATTVALTGFPRSPLAELADIVLLTASQATTFRPDALSARHPQLVVLDLLYIAVAQRTHDRAHAAFQRTARAVGGHKATKEARP comes from the coding sequence ATGGTCGAGCAGGAGGCGGACACCATCGCGGGGACCGCGGTGGTCGACGCCGAGCGCGACCGCCGGGCCGCCGCCGGGCTCTCGTCCGCGGACAGCGTGCTGCTCCGGGTCCGGTCCCGGCTCACCGAGTTCACCGGTGCCCTGCAACGGGTCGCCGAGCAGGTGCTCAGCGACCCGTCCGCCGCCGCCCGGGCCACCATCGTCGAGCTGGCGGAGCGCAGTGGCACCTCCCCGGCCACCGTCACCCGGTTCTGCCGGGCGCTGGGCTTCGAGGGCTACGCCGACCTGCGGCTCGGCATCGCCGCCGAGACCGGCCGGGCGCACACCGCCGGCTGGACCGTCGACATCGGCCGGGAGATCCAGCCGACCGACCCGCTGGAGCGGGTGCTCGGCCAGATCATCGCGGCGGACACCCAGGCCATGCACGACACGGCGGCGCTGCTGGACCTGACCGAGGTCGAGCGGGCCGCCGAGGCGATCGCCGGAGCCGCCCGGGTGAACATCTTCGGCGCCAGCGGCAGCGGGCTGGTCGGCACCGAGATGCAGTTCAGCCTGCACCGCATCGGCGTCGCGGCGTGGGCCTGGAACGACGTACACGAGGGGTTGGCCGGGGCCGCGCTGCTCCGCACGGGCGACGTCGCCCTGGGCATCTCGCACACCGGCCAGACCCGCGAGACCATCGAGACCCTCGCCGAGGCGGGCAGCCACGGCGCGACCACGGTGGCGCTGACCGGGTTCCCCCGGTCGCCGCTGGCCGAACTGGCCGACATCGTGCTGCTCACCGCCAGCCAGGCGACCACCTTCCGGCCGGACGCGCTCTCCGCCCGGCACCCGCAACTCGTCGTGCTCGACCTGCTCTACATCGCCGTCGCCCAACGCACCCACGACCGGGCGCACGCCGCCTTCCAGCGGACCGCCCGGGCGGTGGGCGGGCACAAGGCGACCAAGGAGGCGCGGCCGTGA
- a CDS encoding N-acetylglucosamine kinase: MSDGMVVGLDIGGTSTRATVVSLSGERLGTGLGGGGNPTSHGAERAAEQLRVALTDALAEIDPGLVWAGAMGLAGAGRLLADPVGRLAFDRVWQEVGLRCRYDIFGDALVAYASGTAEPDGTILIAGTGAIAAEVRDMALDRVADGHGWLLGDAGSGFWLGREAVRQTLADLDRHRPPGPLGTLVLTELLGSTQVAPRPRDTVDILVQTVTRRPAVELAALAPLVIRADRDGDPAATALLAEAARLLAGNVERIRPAGSDTPIVLGGGLLTGDNPLADAVRPALAARWPDAPLHGAGDGALGAAWLAARALPELTDPAELHRRLLGPAAG; encoded by the coding sequence ATGTCCGACGGCATGGTGGTGGGGCTCGACATCGGGGGCACCTCGACCCGGGCCACCGTGGTCTCGCTCTCCGGAGAGCGGCTCGGCACCGGGCTCGGCGGCGGTGGCAACCCGACCAGCCACGGCGCCGAGCGGGCCGCCGAACAGCTCCGGGTGGCGCTCACCGACGCCCTCGCCGAGATCGACCCGGGACTGGTCTGGGCCGGCGCCATGGGGCTGGCCGGAGCGGGTCGGCTGCTCGCCGACCCGGTCGGCCGGTTGGCCTTCGACCGGGTCTGGCAGGAGGTCGGGCTGCGCTGCCGGTACGACATCTTCGGCGACGCCCTCGTCGCGTACGCCTCGGGCACCGCCGAACCGGACGGCACGATCCTGATCGCCGGCACCGGGGCGATCGCCGCCGAGGTACGCGACATGGCGCTGGACCGGGTCGCCGACGGCCACGGCTGGCTGCTCGGCGACGCCGGCAGCGGCTTCTGGCTCGGTCGGGAGGCCGTCCGGCAGACGCTCGCCGACCTCGACCGGCACCGCCCACCCGGCCCGCTCGGCACCCTCGTGCTCACCGAGCTGCTCGGCTCGACACAGGTCGCCCCCCGGCCCCGGGACACCGTCGACATCCTGGTCCAGACGGTGACCCGGCGCCCCGCCGTCGAACTGGCCGCCCTCGCCCCGCTGGTGATCCGGGCCGACCGGGACGGCGACCCGGCGGCGACGGCGCTGCTCGCCGAGGCCGCCCGGCTGCTCGCCGGCAACGTCGAACGGATCCGGCCGGCCGGGTCGGACACCCCGATCGTGCTCGGCGGCGGACTGCTCACCGGCGACAACCCGCTGGCCGACGCCGTACGCCCGGCGCTGGCCGCGCGTTGGCCGGACGCGCCGCTGCACGGCGCCGGGGACGGCGCGCTCGGCGCCGCCTGGCTGGCCGCCCGGGCGCTCCCCGAGCTGACCGACCCGGCCGAGCTGCACCGCCGGCTGCTCGGCCCGGCCGCCGGCTGA
- a CDS encoding carbohydrate ABC transporter permease, which yields MTTQTERPVTGPVHSKPAAGAGKGRDRRVKSEVRLLSSLGHVALVVWAVIVIVPILWTFLASFKNTAEIFSSPWTLPAELRWENWGRAWTQARVGKFFVNSVIVVSCGVFGTMLLGSMAAYVLARYKFVGNRVIYYLFVSGLAFPVFLALVPLFFVVDNLGLLNTHTGLVLVYIAYSLPFTVFFLAAFFKTLPTSVAEAGMIDGCSHTRLFFQVMMPMAKPGLISVGIFNIIGQWSQYQLPLVLLSNAEDKWVLTQGIADISVNAGYEADWSGLFAALTMAILPMILVYAIFQRQIQSGLTAGAIK from the coding sequence ATGACGACACAGACCGAGCGCCCGGTGACCGGGCCGGTGCACAGCAAGCCGGCCGCCGGGGCCGGCAAGGGCCGGGACCGTCGGGTGAAGTCCGAGGTACGGCTGCTCTCCAGCCTGGGTCACGTGGCCCTGGTGGTCTGGGCGGTGATCGTGATCGTCCCGATCCTCTGGACCTTCCTGGCCTCCTTCAAGAACACCGCGGAGATCTTCAGCAGCCCGTGGACCCTCCCGGCCGAGCTGCGCTGGGAGAACTGGGGTCGCGCCTGGACGCAGGCCCGGGTCGGCAAGTTCTTCGTCAACAGCGTGATCGTGGTCTCCTGCGGTGTCTTCGGCACCATGCTGCTGGGCTCGATGGCCGCGTACGTGCTGGCCCGCTACAAGTTCGTCGGCAACCGGGTGATCTACTACCTCTTCGTCTCCGGGCTGGCCTTCCCGGTCTTCCTCGCCCTGGTGCCGCTCTTCTTCGTGGTGGACAACCTCGGCCTGCTCAACACGCACACCGGGCTGGTCCTGGTCTACATCGCGTACTCGCTGCCGTTCACGGTCTTCTTCCTGGCCGCGTTCTTCAAGACGCTGCCGACCTCGGTGGCCGAGGCGGGGATGATCGACGGCTGCTCGCACACCCGGCTCTTCTTCCAGGTGATGATGCCGATGGCGAAGCCGGGGCTGATCAGCGTCGGGATCTTCAACATCATCGGGCAGTGGTCGCAGTACCAGTTGCCACTGGTGCTGCTCTCCAACGCCGAGGACAAGTGGGTGCTCACCCAGGGCATCGCCGACATCTCGGTCAACGCCGGCTACGAGGCGGACTGGTCCGGCTTGTTCGCCGCACTGACCATGGCGATCCTGCCGATGATCCTGGTCTACGCGATCTTCCAGCGGCAGATCCAGTCCGGCCTCACCGCCGGCGCGATCAAGTAA
- a CDS encoding carbohydrate ABC transporter permease: METPASAPPTVGPDRRPGTGDRPPRRELGVVNVFSHGFLLIWALLTTLPLLWVVVSSFKSDGEILSDPWGLPGALRFENWARAWTEARIGQYFLNSGIVVAGSLTLTMLFGAAAAYVFARYEFRYRQVFYYLFVGGMMFPVFLALVPLFFVVRNAGLFNNWVGLILVYAAYSLPFTVFFMTAFFRTLPTSVAEAALIDGCGHFRLFFRVMLPMAKPGLVSVAIFNFLSQWNQFILPQVLMQGDESKWVLAQGLAALAVSQGYQGDFSGLFAGLTLGMLPVLAVYVLFQRQIQSGLTAGQLK, from the coding sequence CTGGAAACCCCCGCCTCGGCTCCGCCCACCGTCGGCCCCGACCGCCGGCCCGGCACCGGTGACCGGCCACCCCGCCGCGAGCTGGGCGTGGTGAACGTCTTCTCGCACGGCTTCCTGCTGATCTGGGCGCTGCTGACCACCCTGCCGCTGCTCTGGGTCGTCGTCAGCTCGTTCAAGAGCGACGGCGAGATCCTCAGCGACCCGTGGGGGCTGCCCGGCGCGCTGCGCTTCGAGAACTGGGCGCGGGCCTGGACCGAGGCCCGGATCGGGCAGTACTTCCTCAACAGCGGCATCGTGGTGGCCGGCTCGCTGACCCTGACCATGCTCTTCGGCGCCGCCGCCGCGTACGTCTTCGCCCGCTACGAGTTCCGCTACCGGCAGGTGTTCTACTACCTCTTCGTCGGCGGGATGATGTTCCCGGTCTTCCTCGCCCTGGTGCCGCTCTTCTTCGTGGTCCGCAACGCCGGGCTCTTCAACAACTGGGTCGGGCTGATCCTGGTCTACGCCGCCTACTCGCTGCCGTTCACGGTCTTCTTCATGACCGCGTTCTTCCGGACCCTGCCGACCTCGGTCGCCGAGGCGGCCCTGATCGACGGCTGCGGGCACTTCCGGCTCTTCTTCCGGGTGATGCTGCCGATGGCCAAGCCGGGCCTGGTCAGCGTGGCGATCTTCAACTTCCTCAGCCAGTGGAACCAGTTCATCCTGCCGCAGGTGCTGATGCAGGGGGACGAGTCGAAATGGGTGCTCGCGCAGGGGCTCGCGGCGTTGGCGGTCAGCCAGGGCTACCAGGGCGACTTCAGCGGGTTGTTCGCCGGGCTCACCCTCGGGATGCTGCCGGTGCTGGCGGTCTACGTGCTGTTCCAGCGCCAGATCCAGTCCGGGCTGACCGCCGGCCAGTTGAAATAG
- a CDS encoding carbohydrate ABC transporter permease, with protein sequence MKHGKYPLIITFLVPPLLLYGVFVLSPYLQAFQISTTNWLGYSASADYVGMENFANLLRDGAMWNAVKNNAILLALLPVLTIGLGLFFASMLNMGGRRGTAGVVGVRGSGAYKLVYFFPQVLSVVIIALLWKEVYHPNNGLLNATLRGIGLPAPTWLGDPRTAFWAVLAVMVWSNVGFYVVLFGAAMQAIPKDIYEAVMLDGASRWTTLTKVTIPLLWDTVQVAWIYLAIAALDGFILIQQMTDGGPNHSSDVIGLRMYNTAFGSETKFGYASAIGVVMFFLTLSVAVLALRASRRDRIEYS encoded by the coding sequence GTGAAACATGGCAAGTATCCGCTGATCATCACCTTCCTGGTGCCGCCGCTGCTGCTGTACGGCGTCTTCGTGCTCTCGCCGTACCTCCAGGCGTTCCAGATCTCCACCACCAACTGGCTGGGCTACTCGGCCAGCGCCGACTACGTCGGGATGGAGAACTTCGCCAACCTGCTGCGCGACGGCGCGATGTGGAACGCGGTCAAGAACAACGCGATCCTGCTGGCGCTGCTCCCGGTCCTGACCATCGGGCTGGGGCTCTTCTTCGCCAGCATGCTCAACATGGGCGGCCGGCGCGGCACCGCCGGGGTGGTCGGGGTACGCGGCTCCGGCGCGTACAAGCTGGTCTACTTCTTCCCGCAGGTGCTCTCCGTGGTGATCATCGCGCTGCTCTGGAAGGAGGTCTACCACCCCAACAACGGGCTGCTCAACGCCACGCTGCGCGGCATCGGGCTGCCCGCGCCGACCTGGCTCGGCGATCCGCGTACCGCCTTCTGGGCGGTGCTGGCGGTGATGGTCTGGAGCAACGTCGGCTTCTACGTGGTGCTCTTCGGCGCGGCCATGCAGGCCATCCCGAAGGACATCTACGAGGCGGTGATGCTCGACGGCGCCTCCCGGTGGACCACGCTGACCAAGGTCACCATCCCGCTGCTCTGGGACACCGTGCAGGTCGCCTGGATCTACCTGGCCATCGCCGCGCTGGACGGGTTCATCCTGATCCAGCAGATGACCGACGGCGGGCCCAACCACTCCTCCGACGTGATCGGCCTGCGGATGTACAACACGGCGTTCGGCAGCGAGACCAAGTTCGGGTACGCCTCGGCGATCGGCGTGGTGATGTTCTTCCTGACCCTGTCGGTGGCGGTACTGGCGCTGCGGGCCAGCCGCCGGGACCGAATCGAGTACTCGTGA
- a CDS encoding carbohydrate ABC transporter permease — translation MRQGKYPFVIGFLFLPVTIYAVFVIAPYAQAFQLAMTNWRGIGAPEWIGFENFQRLFNDTAFWKAVQHHGILLLALPLITIAIALFFAFLLNVGGGSKGGQRVGVRGSAFYRVVFFFPQVLAVAIIAVLFQMVYRPDESGLINGVLTKIGLDPVFFLINPNLALWSIIGVLVWQAVGFYVVLFSAGMASIPTEIYEAAEIDGATKVTLFFRVTLPLLWDTLQVAWVYLGIAAFDAFAIVAVLSVDSGGPDGATTVLAMEIYRNAFVYGRAGYASAMGVALFFLTITFAALALRVSKRESIEY, via the coding sequence ATGCGGCAGGGCAAGTACCCGTTCGTGATCGGCTTTCTCTTCCTGCCGGTCACCATCTACGCGGTCTTCGTGATCGCGCCGTACGCCCAGGCGTTCCAGCTCGCGATGACGAACTGGCGGGGGATCGGCGCGCCGGAGTGGATCGGGTTCGAGAACTTCCAGCGGCTCTTCAACGACACGGCCTTCTGGAAGGCGGTCCAACACCACGGGATACTGCTGCTTGCCCTGCCGCTGATCACCATCGCCATCGCGCTCTTCTTCGCGTTCCTGCTCAACGTCGGCGGTGGCAGCAAGGGCGGGCAGCGGGTCGGGGTCCGGGGGTCCGCCTTCTACCGGGTGGTGTTCTTCTTCCCCCAGGTCCTAGCGGTGGCGATCATCGCCGTACTGTTCCAGATGGTCTACCGGCCGGACGAGTCCGGCCTGATCAACGGCGTACTGACGAAGATCGGGCTCGATCCGGTCTTCTTCCTGATCAACCCGAACCTCGCCCTCTGGTCGATCATCGGGGTGCTGGTCTGGCAGGCGGTCGGCTTCTACGTGGTGCTCTTCTCGGCCGGGATGGCGTCGATCCCGACCGAGATCTACGAGGCCGCCGAGATCGACGGGGCCACGAAGGTCACGCTCTTCTTCCGGGTGACCCTGCCGCTGCTCTGGGACACCCTCCAGGTGGCCTGGGTCTACCTCGGCATCGCCGCGTTCGACGCCTTCGCCATCGTCGCGGTGCTCTCCGTCGACAGCGGCGGCCCGGACGGCGCCACCACGGTGCTCGCGATGGAGATCTACCGCAACGCCTTCGTCTACGGCCGGGCCGGTTACGCCTCGGCGATGGGCGTGGCGCTGTTCTTCCTGACCATCACGTTCGCGGCGCTCGCGCTGCGGGTGTCCAAGCGGGAGAGCATCGAGTACTGA
- the ngcE gene encoding N-acetylglucosamine/diacetylchitobiose ABC transporter substrate-binding protein, translating into MSATSDNTSDRVDPSTMTGPDLPAALGSSRRTVLRRAAAAGLLTIPAAGLLGACATGGDDEGSTEQETGEKSATNPLGVKEDAALEVIIFNGGYGEKYATDVHEKLYKTAFPKAEIKHQATQAVSTVLQPRFTAGDPPEFVNNSGEKFLDFGALVNDNQLQDLTELWDAPSVDDPNKKVRDTVIPGVVEQGMFNAKDGSRKPFVLYYVSTVYGIWYSGKLFKDNGWTVPTTWEQFTALCDQIKAKGITPFGYAGANAAYYMWNVILTQAAKVGGPDVLKAIDNLEPNAWKAEPVIQSAKAWAEIGAKYGDKSFEGLKHTDVQLRQNQYKLAFYPSGDWLENEQKKDTPAGFEYQLMPVPSLTAADKLPAGAIRAAGGEGYFVSAKSKNPRGGMEYMRQMLSKAGARGFTETVGAATVVPAGSEGYSFPPGVASSQAALKAAGANVFNMMFDNWYKELDTEARTATNELMFGRATAEQWADRIQKRADAIKGDSSVAKFSR; encoded by the coding sequence ATGTCCGCAACCTCCGACAACACGTCGGACCGCGTTGATCCGTCGACCATGACCGGACCGGACCTGCCGGCGGCGCTGGGCAGCAGCCGCCGTACGGTGCTGCGCCGGGCCGCCGCCGCCGGACTGCTCACCATCCCGGCCGCCGGACTGCTCGGGGCCTGCGCCACCGGCGGGGACGACGAGGGCAGCACCGAGCAGGAGACCGGGGAGAAGAGCGCCACCAACCCGCTCGGCGTCAAGGAGGACGCCGCGCTGGAGGTGATCATCTTCAACGGCGGCTACGGCGAGAAGTACGCCACCGACGTGCACGAGAAGCTCTACAAGACGGCGTTCCCGAAGGCGGAGATCAAGCACCAGGCCACCCAGGCGGTCTCCACGGTGCTCCAGCCCCGGTTCACCGCCGGTGACCCGCCGGAGTTCGTCAACAACTCGGGCGAGAAGTTCCTCGACTTCGGTGCCCTGGTCAACGACAACCAGCTCCAGGACCTGACCGAGCTGTGGGACGCGCCGTCGGTGGACGACCCGAACAAGAAGGTACGGGACACCGTCATCCCCGGCGTGGTCGAGCAGGGCATGTTCAACGCCAAGGACGGCAGCCGCAAGCCGTTCGTGCTCTACTACGTCTCCACCGTCTACGGCATCTGGTACTCCGGCAAGCTCTTCAAGGACAACGGCTGGACCGTGCCGACCACCTGGGAGCAGTTCACCGCGCTCTGCGACCAGATCAAGGCCAAGGGCATCACCCCGTTCGGCTACGCCGGGGCGAACGCCGCCTACTACATGTGGAACGTGATCCTGACCCAGGCCGCCAAGGTCGGCGGGCCGGACGTGCTGAAGGCGATCGACAACCTGGAGCCGAACGCCTGGAAGGCCGAGCCGGTGATCCAGTCCGCCAAGGCGTGGGCCGAGATCGGCGCCAAGTACGGCGACAAGAGCTTCGAGGGGCTCAAGCACACCGACGTGCAGCTTCGGCAGAACCAGTACAAGCTCGCCTTCTACCCCAGCGGTGACTGGCTGGAGAACGAGCAGAAGAAGGACACGCCGGCCGGCTTCGAGTACCAGCTCATGCCGGTGCCGAGCCTGACCGCGGCGGACAAGCTGCCGGCCGGTGCGATCCGGGCGGCCGGCGGCGAGGGGTACTTCGTCTCGGCCAAGAGCAAGAACCCGCGCGGTGGCATGGAGTACATGCGGCAGATGCTCTCCAAGGCGGGTGCCCGGGGCTTCACCGAGACCGTCGGGGCGGCCACCGTGGTGCCGGCCGGCAGCGAGGGCTACTCGTTCCCGCCGGGCGTGGCCAGCTCGCAGGCGGCGCTGAAGGCGGCCGGGGCGAACGTCTTCAACATGATGTTCGACAACTGGTACAAGGAGCTGGACACTGAGGCCCGGACGGCGACCAACGAGCTGATGTTCGGCCGCGCCACCGCCGAGCAGTGGGCCGACCGGATCCAGAAGCGTGCGGACGCCATCAAGGGCGACAGCAGCGTCGCCAAGTTCTCGCGCTGA
- the ngcE gene encoding N-acetylglucosamine/diacetylchitobiose ABC transporter substrate-binding protein, with the protein MKRRDILRRTAAAGLLAVPATGLLTGCALGGDDDNSGGESLEGTKSEQNPLGVKEDAPLEVVIFNGGFGEEYAKAHQAMYTEKYPKATIKHSATQEINKTLQPRFVDGSPPDVVNNSGGGQIDFNGLVSQNALADLGELLDAPSLDIPGKKVRDTLLPGVVDVGSYDGKFLVLSYAYTAYGIWYSTKLFADRGWQYPKTWDDHIALCKQIKAAGIAPWTYAGKHPRYMSWPVISTAVKFGGPDVAKAIDNLEPNAWKSEAMKAAADAWYQIVKDGFIMPGSPGLDHVQSQTEWCRGKAAFISCGSWLESEQAKVTPAGFNMSVAPTPSLGSGDKLPFEAMRGTAGEPFMVPAKAKNRAGGLEYLRTMLSMKGAQDFTRKVSSLTVVAGSTEGIDLPFGLNTVVKALDASGSNGFNWVYNNFYRKLERELVDAACGEFFSGRTTPAEFLDQCQKGADQIAGDSSIKKYKRQ; encoded by the coding sequence ATGAAGAGGCGTGACATCCTCCGTCGTACCGCCGCGGCCGGCCTGCTGGCCGTCCCCGCCACCGGCCTGCTGACCGGTTGTGCCCTCGGCGGCGACGACGACAACAGCGGCGGCGAGTCGCTCGAAGGCACGAAGAGTGAGCAGAACCCACTCGGCGTCAAGGAGGACGCGCCGCTCGAGGTGGTCATCTTCAATGGTGGTTTTGGCGAAGAGTATGCCAAAGCCCACCAGGCGATGTACACCGAGAAATATCCAAAGGCGACGATCAAGCACTCCGCCACGCAGGAGATCAACAAGACCCTCCAGCCCCGCTTCGTCGACGGCAGCCCGCCGGACGTGGTGAACAACTCCGGCGGCGGCCAGATCGACTTCAACGGCCTGGTCTCGCAGAACGCCCTGGCCGACCTCGGCGAGCTGCTCGACGCGCCCAGCCTCGACATCCCCGGCAAGAAGGTCCGGGACACCCTGCTGCCCGGCGTGGTGGACGTCGGGTCGTACGACGGGAAGTTCCTGGTGCTCAGCTACGCGTACACCGCGTACGGCATCTGGTACTCCACCAAGCTCTTCGCCGACCGGGGCTGGCAGTACCCGAAGACCTGGGACGACCACATCGCGCTCTGCAAGCAGATCAAGGCCGCCGGCATCGCCCCCTGGACGTACGCCGGCAAGCACCCCCGCTACATGAGCTGGCCGGTCATCTCCACGGCGGTCAAGTTCGGCGGCCCGGACGTGGCGAAGGCGATCGACAACCTGGAGCCGAACGCCTGGAAGTCCGAGGCGATGAAGGCGGCGGCGGACGCCTGGTACCAGATCGTCAAGGACGGCTTCATCATGCCCGGCTCGCCCGGCCTCGACCACGTGCAGTCGCAGACCGAGTGGTGCCGGGGCAAGGCCGCCTTCATCTCCTGCGGTTCCTGGCTGGAGAGCGAGCAGGCCAAGGTCACCCCGGCCGGCTTCAACATGTCCGTCGCGCCGACGCCCAGCCTCGGCAGCGGCGACAAGCTGCCGTTCGAGGCGATGCGCGGCACCGCCGGTGAGCCGTTCATGGTGCCGGCCAAGGCCAAGAACCGGGCCGGCGGCCTGGAATACCTGCGCACCATGCTCTCGATGAAGGGTGCCCAGGACTTCACCCGCAAGGTCTCCAGCCTGACCGTGGTGGCCGGCTCGACCGAGGGCATCGACCTGCCGTTCGGGCTGAACACCGTGGTCAAGGCCCTGGACGCCTCCGGCAGCAACGGCTTCAACTGGGTCTACAACAACTTCTACCGCAAGCTGGAGCGCGAGCTGGTGGACGCCGCCTGCGGCGAGTTCTTCAGCGGCCGGACCACCCCGGCGGAGTTCCTGGACCAGTGCCAGAAGGGCGCCGACCAGATCGCCGGGGACAGCAGCATCAAGAAGTACAAGCGCCAGTAG
- a CDS encoding acyltransferase, producing the protein MRRLRDLAGRTPAERERYVDLLRAVAIVLVVIGHWLIAVLDDDAGRLRGHNALEDITWARPGTWFFQVMPLFFLVGGYANAASLTGHRRRGGDAGGWLTARSGRLIRPTTVLLVLLALAALGARLLGAGPHQVREVVWYATVPLWFLSAYLCVVLLTPVMFALHQRYGLVVPAVLLGLLALGDLARLLGEERLGYGNFLFGWLAMHQVGFAWRTGTLPMRPRLGWPLLVVGLAALLLLTLVGPYPTSMINQPDQRIQNMSPPSLALLALATAQLGLIMLLRARAERWLHRTRPWMLVVAVNSVVLTIFLWHLTAVILLAGALDALGALPTPRVGSTTWWLWRIPWLIMLAGVLALLVAVFGRIELRGSRRPSSRPRAMPAALCRTLARPLPRLLLVVFGFAATVVGLFSNNVAPKSGEYLLGLPTGALVAYLVGAGLLRLLRSVPAAASADRPPG; encoded by the coding sequence ATGCGCCGCCTGCGGGACCTCGCCGGCCGCACGCCCGCCGAGCGGGAGCGCTACGTCGACCTGCTCCGCGCGGTGGCGATCGTCCTGGTGGTGATCGGGCACTGGCTGATCGCCGTCCTCGACGACGACGCGGGGCGGTTGCGCGGCCACAACGCCCTGGAGGACATCACCTGGGCCCGGCCGGGCACCTGGTTCTTCCAGGTCATGCCGCTGTTCTTCCTGGTCGGCGGCTACGCCAACGCCGCCTCGCTGACCGGTCACCGGCGGCGGGGCGGCGACGCGGGCGGCTGGCTGACCGCCCGGAGCGGACGACTGATCCGGCCCACCACCGTACTGCTGGTGCTGCTCGCCCTCGCCGCACTCGGCGCCCGGCTGCTCGGCGCCGGCCCGCACCAGGTCCGCGAGGTCGTCTGGTACGCCACGGTGCCGCTCTGGTTCCTCTCCGCGTACCTCTGCGTGGTGCTGCTGACCCCGGTGATGTTCGCCCTGCACCAGCGGTACGGCCTGGTCGTCCCGGCGGTACTGCTCGGGCTGCTCGCCCTCGGGGACCTGGCCCGGCTGCTCGGCGAGGAGCGGCTGGGGTACGGCAACTTCCTCTTCGGCTGGCTCGCCATGCACCAGGTCGGGTTCGCCTGGCGGACCGGCACCCTGCCGATGCGCCCCCGGCTGGGCTGGCCGCTGCTGGTGGTCGGGCTCGCCGCGCTGCTGCTGCTCACCCTGGTCGGCCCGTACCCGACCAGCATGATCAACCAGCCGGACCAGCGGATCCAGAACATGTCGCCGCCGAGCCTGGCCCTGCTCGCCCTGGCCACCGCGCAGCTCGGACTGATCATGCTGCTCCGGGCCCGGGCCGAGCGCTGGCTGCACCGGACCCGCCCCTGGATGCTGGTCGTCGCGGTCAACTCGGTGGTGCTGACCATCTTCCTCTGGCACCTCACCGCCGTGATCCTGCTGGCCGGCGCGCTGGACGCGCTCGGTGCGCTGCCCACCCCACGGGTCGGCAGCACCACCTGGTGGCTCTGGCGGATCCCCTGGCTGATCATGCTGGCCGGGGTACTCGCGCTGCTGGTCGCCGTCTTCGGCCGGATCGAACTGCGCGGCTCCCGCCGCCCGTCCAGCCGGCCCCGGGCCATGCCGGCGGCGCTGTGCCGTACCCTCGCCCGTCCACTGCCCCGGCTGCTCCTCGTCGTGTTCGGCTTCGCCGCGACCGTGGTCGGGCTCTTCAGCAACAACGTCGCCCCGAAGAGCGGCGAATACCTGCTCGGCCTGCCGACCGGCGCGCTGGTCGCGTACCTGGTCGGCGCCGGACTGCTCCGGCTGCTCCGCTCGGTGCCCGCCGCCGCCTCGGCGGACCGGCCCCCCGGCTAG